A genomic stretch from Gammaproteobacteria bacterium includes:
- a CDS encoding glycosyltransferase — MNDEAPGRVAVILPCYNEAASISSVVRSFKEALPKADIFVFDNASTDDTARVAREAGADVRSVRLKGKGNVVRRMFADVDADVYLMADGDGTYDAGKAGALVGKVRDEGLDMVVGSRVSEDAAAYRMGHRFGNLLLTRFTGFLFGSTFTDMLSGYRAFSRRYAKSFPANAAGFEIETELTVHALQLRMPVMEVPTRYGARQEGSVSKLNTWRDGFRVLLTIITLFKSERPLAFFSLGFAACTVTAVALAVPIFQFYLETGLVPRVPTALLCTGLVLLGVILLACGLVLDTVTHGRIEAKRFAYLAVPGPMAGKAR; from the coding sequence ATGAATGACGAAGCTCCCGGCCGCGTCGCGGTCATCCTGCCTTGCTACAACGAAGCGGCGTCCATAAGTTCGGTCGTGCGTTCCTTCAAGGAAGCCTTACCCAAGGCGGACATCTTCGTCTTCGACAACGCCTCCACCGATGACACGGCTCGCGTGGCCCGGGAGGCGGGCGCGGATGTCCGGAGCGTGCGGCTGAAGGGCAAGGGCAACGTGGTGCGCCGGATGTTCGCCGACGTGGACGCCGACGTCTACCTGATGGCGGATGGAGACGGCACCTACGATGCCGGCAAGGCCGGAGCGCTCGTCGGGAAAGTGCGCGACGAAGGGCTGGACATGGTGGTGGGCAGCAGGGTCAGCGAGGATGCGGCCGCCTATCGCATGGGACACCGCTTCGGCAACCTCCTGCTCACCCGCTTCACCGGGTTCCTGTTCGGCAGCACGTTTACCGACATGCTGTCCGGCTACCGGGCCTTCTCCCGGCGTTACGCGAAGTCTTTTCCCGCCAACGCCGCCGGCTTCGAGATCGAGACGGAGCTCACCGTCCACGCCTTGCAGCTGCGCATGCCGGTGATGGAGGTGCCCACCCGGTACGGGGCCAGGCAGGAAGGATCGGTGAGCAAGCTCAATACCTGGCGGGACGGGTTCCGGGTCCTGCTCACCATCATCACCCTGTTCAAGTCAGAGCGCCCCTTGGCGTTCTTCTCATTGGGGTTCGCGGCCTGCACCGTCACCGCGGTGGCGCTGGCCGTGCCCATCTTCCAGTTCTATCTCGAGACCGGGCTGGTGCCGCGTGTGCCGACCGCCTTGCTGTGCACCGGGCTCGTCCTCCTGGGCGTGATCCTGCTGGCCTGCGGCCTGGTGCTGGACACCGTGACCCATGGCCGCATCGAGGCGAAGCGGTTCGCCTATCTGGCGGTGCCAGGTCCCATGGCGGGCAAGGCCCGCTAG
- a CDS encoding heme o synthase — MNTSASEAGTTWRDFYELGKPRVVSLIVFTAVVGMFLAVPGWPPLSELIFGTLGIGLAASGAAAVNHLLDQKVDAVMFRTRHRPLPTGQVTERQVVLFALTLTMLSMLILTALVNTLTAVLTFISLIGYAVIYTVFLKRASPQNIVIGGAAGAAPPLLGWTAVTGHAGAGAFLLFLIIFIWTPPHFWALAIHRREDYAKVGIPMLPVTHGVEYTKLQILLYTLLLLAVSLLPFAIRMSGFLYLVSALVLGGVFLWYAWRLKQTDDETLPMRTFHWSIWYLSLLFAALLLDHYVPLLFRAA; from the coding sequence ATGAATACGAGCGCGAGCGAAGCGGGCACCACTTGGCGAGACTTCTACGAACTCGGTAAACCGAGGGTCGTGTCGCTCATCGTCTTCACCGCGGTGGTGGGCATGTTCCTGGCGGTGCCCGGCTGGCCGCCCTTGAGCGAGCTCATCTTCGGCACGCTCGGCATCGGCCTCGCGGCCTCCGGCGCCGCGGCGGTGAACCACCTCCTGGACCAGAAGGTGGACGCGGTGATGTTCCGCACCCGCCATCGGCCGCTGCCGACGGGGCAGGTGACGGAGCGGCAGGTGGTGCTGTTCGCGCTCACCCTCACCATGCTCTCCATGCTTATCCTGACGGCGCTGGTGAACACCCTCACGGCGGTGCTCACGTTCATCTCCCTCATCGGCTATGCGGTGATCTACACCGTGTTCCTGAAGCGTGCCTCGCCCCAGAACATCGTCATCGGGGGCGCCGCCGGCGCCGCGCCGCCGCTCTTGGGCTGGACCGCGGTCACCGGCCACGCCGGGGCCGGCGCGTTCCTGCTGTTCCTCATCATCTTCATATGGACGCCGCCGCACTTCTGGGCGCTGGCGATCCATAGGCGCGAGGACTACGCCAAGGTGGGCATCCCCATGCTGCCCGTCACCCACGGCGTGGAGTACACCAAGCTGCAGATCCTGCTCTACACGCTGCTCCTGCTGGCGGTTAGCCTCCTGCCCTTCGCCATCCGCATGAGCGGCTTCCTGTACCTGGTCTCGGCGCTGGTGTTGGGCGGCGTGTTCCTCTGGTACGCCTGGCGCCTGAAGCAGACGGATGATGAGACCTTGCCGATGCGCACCTTCCACTGGTCCATCTGGTACCTGTCGCTCCTGTTCGCCGCATTGCTCCTGGACCACTACGTGCCCCTGCTGTTCCGCGCCGCCTGA
- a CDS encoding type II secretion system protein N has protein sequence MKRHIHPVDFFNSSHLRHGLSCLFVIISFTIVWAMFRHPAKIESVTQPAPPIGREDGWSVAQRVAGHHLLGDLAAVTDGNTAASGLPDVELHGLIYSDEKSAALAIVEVSGTSGYFRLGDALPDGEEVTDVTPSSIELRVGSTSRVIILEQRYGGPTSGIMLAGDPDVLNSLRGLQGGGGAPNYAPVLRPVSLPRGGSTLSRLRALRQQLIKH, from the coding sequence GTGAAGCGACACATCCATCCTGTTGATTTCTTTAACTCTTCTCATCTGAGACATGGTCTCTCGTGTCTGTTCGTCATCATCTCCTTCACCATCGTATGGGCGATGTTCAGGCACCCTGCAAAGATCGAGTCTGTGACGCAACCTGCTCCACCCATCGGACGAGAAGACGGCTGGTCAGTGGCACAACGCGTGGCTGGGCATCATCTGCTGGGAGATCTGGCGGCGGTGACGGACGGAAATACAGCTGCCAGCGGCTTGCCCGACGTCGAATTGCATGGCTTGATCTATTCCGATGAAAAGAGCGCTGCTTTGGCGATAGTCGAGGTCTCGGGGACGAGCGGCTACTTCAGGTTGGGTGACGCCCTCCCTGACGGCGAGGAAGTCACGGATGTGACACCGAGTTCCATCGAACTGAGAGTCGGCTCGACCAGCCGGGTCATAATCTTGGAACAGCGTTACGGCGGGCCCACCTCCGGGATCATGCTCGCCGGAGACCCCGATGTGCTCAACTCCCTACGCGGTCTTCAAGGTGGCGGCGGCGCCCCCAACTACGCACCTGTCCTCCGCCCCGTGTCGCTTCCACGCGGTGGATCGACCTTGTCGCGCTTGCGGGCCTTGCGACAACAATTGATAAAGCATTGA
- a CDS encoding GtrA family protein, whose translation MYGQFLRFALAGCIGFVVDVAVLYAALWAGLGYYAGRACSFLVAVAVTWQLNRRYTFSATRTLRLHSEWFRYLTAMLGGGAVNYACYTVIVASFPKTGLLPAVAVAAGSIAGLMVNFLTSKFWVFRPPGG comes from the coding sequence ATGTACGGCCAGTTCCTGCGCTTCGCGTTGGCGGGCTGCATCGGATTCGTGGTGGATGTGGCCGTGCTCTATGCCGCACTCTGGGCGGGCCTGGGTTATTACGCCGGGCGGGCATGTTCGTTCCTGGTCGCCGTGGCCGTGACCTGGCAACTCAACCGGCGCTACACCTTCTCCGCCACGCGGACCCTGCGCCTGCACTCCGAGTGGTTCAGGTACCTAACGGCCATGCTCGGCGGCGGAGCGGTGAACTACGCCTGTTACACCGTGATCGTCGCGAGCTTCCCGAAGACCGGCCTGCTGCCGGCCGTGGCCGTCGCCGCCGGCTCGATCGCGGGCCTGATGGTCAACTTCCTCACCTCCAAGTTCTGGGTCTTCCGGCCGCCCGGCGGATGA